Proteins encoded within one genomic window of Psilocybe cubensis strain MGC-MH-2018 chromosome 2, whole genome shotgun sequence:
- a CDS encoding hypothetical protein (Uncharacterized protein YMR178W) yields MSSPSSPTAASSTVAEKSTAAPPHTKVTFPISPVPKNPLGDGAYIRTAAALIIGDEILNGKTLDRNSHHFAQYCFEHGINLKRIEVIADSEEEIIEASRRLVEKYDFVITSGGIGPTHDDITYESLGKAFGQKLVHHEETITRLNEMSKHRSWVGTQNAEQLAATHRMALFPENAEVIFVAEDIWVPVVRLAGKLCIFPGIPALFQKMLHNLTFFLPLPPKSERPLRIQIFTERPESIIAPYLTSLQERLKPHGIQVGSYPVLYKGVFVSLIGRDFQPKDAGKGTAEGNMCLTEIAREVEVEIGGKIASEEEIAAQKSRSASPEIPDMAVQKKENVSAGVESLGPSATGYGEKAKY; encoded by the exons ATGTCAAGTCCATCTTCCCCGACGGCAGCATCGTCCACCGTGGCGGAAAAGTCAACGGCAGCCCCACCTCATACCAAAGTTACATTCCCCATATCACCAGTGCCAAAGAACCCTCTCGGGGATGGTGCATATATCCGTACTGCCGCTGCTCTTATTATTGG GGATGAGATTTTGAATGGCAAAACCCTCGACCGCAATTCCCACCACTTTGCCCAGTACTGTTTTGAGCATGGTATCAATTT GAAGCGCATTGAAGTAATTGCTGACAGTGAAGAGGAAAT CATCGAGGCTAGCAGAAGACTTGTCGAAAAGTATGATTTTGTCATAACCAGTGGTGGGATCGGGCCAACGCACGACG ATATTACTTATGAATCCCTTGGAAAGGCGTTTGGACAAAAGCTTGTTCATCATGAAGAGACAATAACACgactgaatgaaatgagcAAACACCGTTCTTGGGTCGGGACTCAGAATGCTGAACAATTAGCTGCTACCCATCGTATGGCATTGTTTCCTGAAAACGCTGAAGTCATTTTTGTCGCAGAAGATATATGGGTG CCCGTTGTACGTCTTGCAGGCAAACTTTGTATCTTCCCCGGAATTCCCGCTTTATTTCAAAAGATGTTGCACAATCTTactttcttccttcctcttcctccgaaGAGCGAAAGGCCTTTACGAATCCAAATATTCACTGA GCGGCCGGAGTCAATAATTGCGCCGTATTTGACTTCACTGCAAGAGCGACTCAAACCACACGGAATTCAGGTTGGATCATACCCAGTGTTGTATAAGGGTGTCTTTGTGAGCTTAATTGGTCGCGATTTCCAACCCAAAGATGCGGGCAAGGGCACTGCTGAAGGGAACATGTGCCTAACGGAAATCGCTCGAGAAGTGGAAGTAGAGATTGGAGGCAAGATTGCgagcgaagaagaaatagCTGCGCAAAAAAGTCGTTCAGCTTCCCCAGAAATTCCAGATATGGCCGtccagaagaaagaaaacgtcTCGGCAGGTGTCGAATCACTGGGGCCAAGCGCAACTGGGTATGGAGAGAAAGCCAAATACTGA